The following proteins are co-located in the Flectobacillus major DSM 103 genome:
- the uxaC gene encoding glucuronate isomerase, producing MRNFLDENFLLQTETARVLYHQYAKQMPIIDYHCHLPPDQIAEDKSFENLTQIWLYGDHYKWRAMRTNGINEGYCTGNESDYGKFQKWAETVPYTLRNPLYHWTHLELQRYFGINEVLNPQTAEDIYAQCTALLQTPEYTVRGLLKKMNVKVICTTDDPTDSLEYHQKIKDDGLDIQVLPTFRPDKAMAVENVETFLAYVQKLEGVVGTSIQTLAEYLGALKQRHDFFAEMGGKLSDHGLEQIYAEDYTDEEIDSIFSKIKAGNALDLSEQLKFKSALLIHFAVWDWEKGWTQQFHLGALRNNNIRALRELGPDTGWDSIGDFDQAQPLSKFLGKLDNNNQLAKTILYNLNPRDNELMATMIGNFNDGSVAGKIQFGSGWWFLDQKDGMEKQINALSNMGLLSRFVGMLTDSRSFLSYPRHEYFRRILCNILGNDIENGELPNDIAWVGKVVQDICYNNAKEYFGF from the coding sequence ATGAGAAATTTTTTAGACGAAAACTTTTTGTTGCAAACCGAAACCGCTCGTGTATTGTACCACCAATATGCCAAGCAGATGCCTATTATTGATTACCACTGTCATCTTCCTCCCGACCAAATTGCGGAAGATAAGTCATTTGAAAACTTAACACAGATTTGGCTTTATGGCGACCACTACAAATGGCGTGCTATGCGTACCAATGGAATTAACGAAGGCTATTGCACAGGAAATGAATCGGACTATGGTAAATTTCAGAAATGGGCAGAAACTGTCCCTTATACACTTCGCAATCCTTTGTATCATTGGACTCACCTTGAACTACAACGCTATTTTGGCATAAATGAAGTCCTAAATCCACAAACAGCTGAAGATATTTATGCCCAATGTACGGCTCTTTTACAAACTCCCGAATACACAGTAAGGGGCTTGTTGAAGAAAATGAATGTGAAGGTAATTTGTACTACCGACGACCCAACCGACTCATTGGAATATCACCAAAAAATCAAAGATGATGGGTTGGATATACAGGTATTACCAACTTTTCGTCCCGATAAGGCTATGGCTGTCGAAAATGTAGAAACTTTCTTGGCGTATGTTCAAAAGTTGGAAGGGGTAGTAGGTACAAGCATTCAAACACTTGCCGAATACTTAGGGGCATTAAAACAGCGTCATGATTTTTTTGCAGAAATGGGCGGCAAATTATCTGACCACGGCCTAGAGCAAATCTATGCAGAAGATTATACCGACGAAGAAATTGACAGTATTTTCTCAAAAATTAAGGCTGGTAATGCCCTAGATTTGAGCGAACAACTCAAGTTTAAATCGGCTTTGTTGATACATTTTGCAGTCTGGGATTGGGAAAAAGGCTGGACACAGCAGTTTCACTTAGGAGCATTACGCAATAACAATATCAGAGCCTTACGTGAATTAGGCCCCGATACAGGTTGGGATTCAATCGGCGATTTTGACCAAGCCCAACCTTTATCAAAATTTTTGGGAAAACTAGATAACAATAATCAGCTAGCCAAAACTATTTTGTATAACCTCAATCCTCGTGACAACGAGCTGATGGCAACTATGATAGGTAACTTCAACGATGGCTCGGTGGCTGGTAAAATCCAGTTTGGGTCGGGTTGGTGGTTCTTAGACCAAAAAGATGGCATGGAAAAACAAATCAATGCCTTATCGAATATGGGGCTTTTGAGCCGCTTTGTTGGAATGCTTACCGACTCAAGAAGCTTTTTATCTTATCCTCGTCATGAGTATTTTCGCCGAATTTTGTGTAATATATTAGGTAACGATATTGAAAATGGAGAGCTACCAAACGACATCGCTTGGGTTGGCAAGGTTGTTCAAGATATTTGTTACAATAATGCAAAAGAATATTTCGGATTTTAG
- a CDS encoding UxaA family hydrolase: protein MKTKIIKITPTDNVYVALTDLKKGEVLEGITLITDVPVKHKLAEDDLAVGDLVKMYGLTIGKAAIPIQRGEHITTFNVKHVAEVYGERKPQLTWHKPDISKFEHRTFQGFHRADGRVGTANYWLVIPMVFCENQNVDVIKNVLLDELGYGKTSQFQHYTQLLIQAYKNGGDITSFEYQETQQTANGRGLLFPQVDGIKFLTHTGGCGGTREDAQILCQLLAGYITHPNVAGATILSLGCQNAQVKILQEAINHIDANFSKPLYVFDQQAIGSEEAMLRQAIKQTFIGLTIANQAQRRAASLSHITLGVECGGSDGFSGISANPSVGYCADLLSALGGKVMLAEFPELCGVEQELINRCVSEELAHKFTSIQSAYASRAEAVGSGFDMNPSPGNIKDGLITDAMKSAGAAKKGGNSPINDVLDYTEQAQKSGLSLLCTPGNDAECTTGLAGSGANVIMFTTGLGNPMGNPICPVLKISSNTSLSEKMADIIDINAGTIITGEKTIVEMGEELLEYCIATASGEYIPKAVSLGHDDFIPWKRGVSL from the coding sequence ATGAAAACAAAGATTATCAAAATAACGCCAACCGACAACGTTTATGTGGCACTAACCGACCTCAAAAAAGGGGAGGTTTTGGAAGGAATAACCCTCATTACCGATGTGCCTGTCAAGCACAAATTGGCCGAAGATGACCTCGCCGTAGGTGATCTGGTAAAAATGTATGGACTTACCATTGGCAAAGCAGCAATACCGATTCAGCGTGGCGAACATATTACAACTTTCAATGTAAAACACGTGGCAGAGGTGTATGGCGAAAGAAAACCTCAGTTAACTTGGCATAAACCCGATATTTCAAAGTTTGAGCATCGAACCTTCCAAGGCTTTCATCGTGCCGATGGGCGTGTTGGCACGGCCAATTATTGGTTAGTAATACCGATGGTATTTTGCGAAAATCAGAATGTTGATGTTATCAAAAATGTACTACTCGATGAATTGGGTTATGGCAAAACATCCCAATTTCAACACTATACTCAATTGTTGATTCAGGCATATAAAAATGGGGGTGATATTACCAGTTTTGAGTATCAAGAAACCCAGCAAACTGCCAATGGCCGAGGACTATTGTTTCCGCAAGTAGACGGTATTAAGTTTTTGACCCATACAGGTGGTTGTGGAGGTACTCGTGAAGATGCTCAAATTTTGTGTCAATTATTGGCAGGCTATATTACACACCCCAACGTAGCAGGAGCAACCATTTTGAGTTTAGGGTGTCAAAATGCACAGGTAAAAATCTTGCAAGAGGCTATCAATCATATCGATGCTAACTTTTCTAAACCATTGTATGTATTTGATCAGCAGGCTATTGGTAGCGAGGAGGCAATGCTTCGACAAGCTATCAAACAAACTTTCATAGGTCTTACGATTGCCAATCAAGCACAGCGTCGGGCAGCTTCATTATCGCATATTACATTGGGTGTAGAATGTGGTGGTTCGGATGGTTTTTCAGGAATTTCTGCTAATCCATCAGTAGGATATTGTGCAGATTTGCTTTCTGCATTAGGAGGAAAGGTGATGTTGGCCGAATTCCCAGAATTGTGTGGGGTCGAACAAGAATTGATTAATCGTTGTGTTTCCGAAGAATTAGCCCATAAATTTACGAGTATTCAGTCGGCCTATGCGAGTCGTGCCGAAGCCGTAGGGTCGGGTTTTGACATGAATCCTTCGCCAGGCAATATCAAAGATGGCTTGATTACCGATGCCATGAAGTCGGCTGGAGCAGCCAAAAAAGGAGGGAATTCGCCTATAAACGATGTATTGGACTATACCGAACAAGCTCAAAAATCTGGTCTGAGCCTATTGTGTACACCAGGCAACGATGCTGAATGTACAACAGGGTTGGCGGGTTCTGGAGCAAATGTTATTATGTTTACAACGGGTTTGGGCAATCCTATGGGCAATCCTATTTGTCCTGTATTGAAAATATCATCTAATACAAGTTTATCGGAAAAAATGGCCGATATTATAGATATTAACGCAGGAACAATCATTACAGGCGAAAAAACGATTGTAGAAATGGGTGAAGAGTTGCTCGAATATTGTATTGCAACAGCTTCGGGCGAGTATATTCCCAAAGCCGTAAGTCTTGGACACGACGATTTCATTCCTTGGAAAAGAGGCGTTTCGCTTTAG
- a CDS encoding tagaturonate reductase translates to MKYIALSTVADIQPSSSLAVPQASMFALPEKVLQFGTGVLLRGLPDYFIDKANRQGIFNGRIVVVKSTSAGDANIFEQQDNLYTICERGIQDGQTIETNTLCSAISRVLAANTHWEAILACAHNPDLQIILSNTTEIGIQLVQDDIRNNHPPVSFPGKVLAFLYERFQAFAGSKQHGMVIVPTELIPDNGKKLESIVFELAHLNALETDFIDWLESSNTFCNSLVDRIVPGKPDVVTQNTIQANLGYQDQLLTCSEVYRLWAIEGDQHVKDILSFCQADEGVIIEPNIDLYRELKLRLLNGTHTLSCGLAFLAGFKTVRQAMEDNIMATFISNLMLAELAPAIPYKVSDLVAERFGRQVLDRFRNPHIQHQWISITVQYSSKMKMRNLATLLNYYDTIACVPEYFSVGFAAFLLFMKAEKVENGQYYGLFNGELYSIQDEKAAYFFEKWQKNSPDTLVDAILADKFLWGTDLTALSGFADSVKNNLQNMLSNGVLDTLKAFVRKGELV, encoded by the coding sequence ATGAAGTATATAGCTCTTTCAACTGTGGCCGATATCCAGCCTAGCTCATCATTGGCTGTTCCGCAAGCTAGTATGTTTGCCCTCCCCGAAAAAGTTCTACAATTTGGTACTGGGGTTTTGTTGCGTGGATTGCCCGATTATTTTATTGACAAAGCCAATCGCCAAGGCATATTTAATGGGCGTATTGTTGTGGTAAAATCGACAAGTGCCGGCGATGCTAATATATTTGAACAACAAGACAATCTCTATACGATTTGTGAAAGAGGTATTCAAGATGGCCAAACCATCGAAACCAACACGCTTTGCTCGGCGATTAGTCGTGTTTTGGCAGCAAATACGCACTGGGAGGCTATTTTGGCTTGTGCCCATAATCCTGATTTACAGATTATTCTATCCAATACAACCGAAATCGGCATTCAATTGGTACAAGACGATATTCGTAACAACCACCCGCCTGTTTCATTTCCTGGCAAAGTGCTAGCTTTTCTTTACGAACGTTTTCAGGCTTTTGCAGGAAGCAAACAGCACGGCATGGTGATTGTTCCTACCGAATTGATTCCTGATAACGGCAAAAAGCTAGAATCTATCGTATTTGAACTGGCTCATCTGAATGCCCTAGAAACAGACTTTATCGACTGGCTCGAATCGTCAAATACTTTCTGTAATTCGCTTGTAGATAGGATTGTGCCAGGCAAGCCCGATGTTGTCACCCAAAATACCATACAGGCCAACTTAGGCTATCAAGACCAACTTCTGACTTGCTCAGAGGTGTATAGGCTTTGGGCTATCGAGGGCGATCAGCACGTAAAAGATATCCTATCGTTTTGTCAAGCCGACGAAGGCGTGATTATAGAACCCAATATTGATTTATATCGTGAATTAAAGCTTCGTTTATTGAATGGCACTCATACGTTGAGTTGTGGATTAGCCTTTTTGGCAGGTTTCAAGACGGTTCGTCAGGCCATGGAAGACAACATAATGGCTACTTTTATTAGCAATCTGATGCTAGCCGAATTGGCTCCAGCCATTCCTTACAAGGTATCCGACTTGGTTGCCGAGCGTTTTGGCCGTCAGGTACTTGATCGTTTCCGAAATCCCCATATTCAGCACCAATGGATTAGTATTACTGTTCAGTATTCTTCAAAAATGAAGATGCGAAATCTAGCTACTTTACTGAATTATTATGACACAATTGCCTGTGTTCCCGAATATTTTTCAGTAGGATTTGCCGCATTTTTGCTCTTTATGAAAGCCGAGAAGGTTGAAAATGGACAATATTATGGTTTATTCAATGGCGAATTGTATAGTATTCAAGATGAAAAAGCAGCTTATTTCTTTGAAAAATGGCAAAAAAACAGTCCCGATACTTTGGTAGATGCTATTTTGGCCGATAAATTTTTATGGGGAACCGACCTAACAGCTCTTAGCGGTTTTGCTGATTCGGTAAAAAATAATCTCCAAAATATGCTATCAAATGGTGTTTTAGATACCCTAAAAGCCTTTGTAAGAAAAGGCGAACTGGTCTAA
- a CDS encoding glycoside hydrolase family 88 protein, with protein MVKFSAKIWILCLLAFNAATAQVTPWSERMAATMLVIHKDSVAYHNEKRDAHWEYETGLMLKSLEQVWYRTGDAKYFRFIQKIMDQYIQDNGDIQTYKMDEYNIDFITPGRLLLTLYHETGKEKYRLAADILKKQLDQQPRTNEGGFWHKKRYPNQMWLDGLYMAEPFYAEYSVMFDQSKNFDDIINQFVWMEKNARDEKTGLLYHGWDESRQQKWSDPKTGKSPNFWSRAMGWYAMALVDVLDYIPTTHPRRSELTTILQRLIPAVVKYQDPTDGCWYQVTDRITGKGNYREASGSCMFVYAIVKGVRKGYLNPSFMINAQKAYKGILKNFISIDSQGLIHLEKTVSVSGLGGNPYRDGSYEYYLSEKIRQDDLKGVGPFIMASVEMETYPTLAIGKGKTVAIDNFFNREFRKGYTGQQETFHYTWNDHKDSGYSLWGQIFNDYGAKTTTIEEAPTAQNLKNASVYIIVDPDTPKETASPNYIQSKDVKVITEWVKAGGVLVLLANDTSNAEIKHFNTLAKAFGISFTDKNRNMVKNNILEQGKFELNNHPIFKDVKKIYVKELVTLTVKEPAKAVLEEGGDVIMATAKVGKGTVFVLGDPWIYNEYLNGKRLPVDFENFKAAKRLSEWLLNVASIKK; from the coding sequence ATGGTAAAATTCTCGGCAAAAATATGGATACTCTGCTTGTTGGCATTCAATGCTGCAACAGCACAGGTAACACCCTGGTCAGAGCGTATGGCGGCTACAATGCTAGTAATACACAAAGATTCGGTGGCTTATCACAACGAAAAACGTGATGCCCACTGGGAATACGAAACGGGCTTGATGCTGAAATCGTTGGAGCAAGTGTGGTACAGAACTGGCGATGCCAAATATTTTCGGTTTATTCAAAAAATCATGGATCAGTATATCCAAGATAATGGCGATATTCAAACCTACAAAATGGATGAGTATAATATCGACTTTATTACGCCAGGGCGTTTGTTGCTAACGCTTTATCATGAAACAGGCAAAGAAAAATACAGATTAGCCGCCGATATATTGAAAAAACAACTCGACCAACAGCCTCGTACCAATGAAGGAGGCTTTTGGCACAAAAAAAGGTATCCTAACCAAATGTGGCTCGATGGCTTGTATATGGCAGAGCCATTTTATGCCGAATACAGCGTAATGTTTGACCAATCCAAAAACTTCGATGATATTATCAATCAGTTTGTTTGGATGGAAAAAAATGCAAGAGACGAAAAAACAGGGTTGCTCTATCATGGCTGGGACGAAAGTCGCCAACAAAAATGGTCAGACCCCAAAACGGGTAAGTCACCCAATTTCTGGAGCCGTGCCATGGGCTGGTATGCTATGGCCTTGGTCGATGTACTCGATTATATCCCTACCACCCACCCAAGACGAAGCGAACTTACCACGATTTTACAACGGTTGATTCCTGCCGTAGTCAAATACCAAGACCCTACCGATGGCTGTTGGTATCAAGTAACCGACCGTATTACAGGAAAAGGCAATTATAGGGAAGCTTCTGGCTCGTGTATGTTTGTATATGCTATTGTGAAAGGAGTTCGCAAAGGCTATTTAAACCCTAGCTTTATGATAAATGCCCAAAAAGCCTATAAAGGTATTTTGAAAAACTTTATTTCGATCGATTCACAAGGCTTGATTCACCTCGAAAAAACTGTAAGTGTAAGTGGCTTGGGCGGTAATCCTTACCGTGATGGTAGCTATGAGTATTATTTAAGTGAAAAAATACGACAAGACGACCTCAAGGGGGTTGGGCCATTTATTATGGCAAGTGTCGAAATGGAAACTTACCCAACCTTGGCTATTGGCAAGGGCAAAACGGTGGCTATTGATAATTTTTTCAACCGAGAATTCCGTAAGGGCTATACTGGCCAACAAGAAACCTTCCATTATACATGGAATGACCACAAAGATTCAGGATACTCGCTTTGGGGACAGATTTTTAATGATTATGGTGCCAAAACTACTACTATTGAAGAAGCTCCAACGGCCCAAAATTTGAAAAATGCAAGTGTATACATTATTGTTGACCCCGACACACCCAAAGAAACGGCTTCGCCTAACTATATCCAAAGCAAAGACGTAAAAGTAATTACTGAGTGGGTAAAGGCAGGGGGCGTGTTGGTTCTCTTGGCCAACGATACCTCCAATGCCGAAATTAAGCACTTCAATACCTTGGCAAAAGCGTTTGGTATTAGCTTTACCGACAAAAACCGCAATATGGTAAAAAATAATATCTTAGAACAAGGAAAGTTTGAACTAAACAACCATCCGATTTTTAAAGATGTCAAAAAAATCTATGTTAAAGAATTGGTAACTCTTACTGTAAAAGAACCAGCAAAAGCTGTATTAGAAGAAGGGGGCGATGTGATAATGGCCACTGCCAAAGTAGGTAAAGGAACTGTTTTTGTATTGGGCGACCCTTGGATTTATAATGAATATCTCAACGGCAAGCGTTTACCTGTAGACTTTGAAAACTTCAAAGCTGCCAAACGTTTATCGGAATGGTTATTAAACGTAGCTTCTATCAAAAAATAG
- a CDS encoding glycosyl hydrolase family 28 protein: MKKIFLFTLVVSILCGFRFGEPKVTIFLCGDSTMADKLPVDEPETGWGMALPKYLIDAVEVQNHAVNGRSTKSFIEQGLWKKVISQVKKGDWVFIQFGHNDQKVSDTTRYAAPQTTYRQNLIRFVNETRAKGGNPVLITPVMRRKFDENGQFVDQHGEYPAVVKAVAKELGVPLIDLHASSQAVIEQHGLQGSKKLFMHYAPNTYRKYPKGIADDTHFSKYGAEVIASVVVDHIILEGLALKAFVKKSVHPEKYEYELPKVYTPVFKKDTFDIAKYGAKADGITLNTKAINQAIDICSQSGGGTVLITQGVWLTGPIIFKSNVNLHLAKGALVQFSSKFEDYNLIKTTYEGLPAVRCQAPLYGIDLENVAITGFGILDGAGEAWRAVKRSKLTSSVWEKLVASGGYLSPDKNTWYPTEKSYIGSTINQAGVLTEGKEPKDFENIKDFLRPNMFSFTRCNNVLLEGVTFQNSPAWCLHPLLCSHITLRNIKAKNPWYAQNGDGVDLESCSNALLEDCTFDVGDDGICIKSGRDEEGRKRGVPTENVIVNNCIVYHAHGGFVIGSEMSGGVKNLFVTNCNFMGTDIGLRFKSARGRGGIVEKIYISDIGMTHIPGEAILFDMYYAAKDPVPAFGEKRELPVMVAQPLNAGTPIFRDFYIRNIVCKGAEKGIYVRGLPEMPIKNIWIENTILEAEKGMICIEAENINLKNVHFLTKENNIIQIQNSKQITLDTIQYNEHNTDLLLKIMGERTKGIRLINTDTKKAKKEVEFGEKVPNSVFSKK, encoded by the coding sequence ATGAAAAAAATATTCCTTTTTACGCTTGTGGTTAGTATACTTTGTGGTTTTCGTTTTGGAGAACCTAAAGTAACGATTTTTCTTTGTGGCGATTCCACAATGGCCGACAAACTACCTGTCGACGAGCCAGAGACAGGCTGGGGTATGGCATTGCCCAAATACCTGATTGATGCCGTAGAGGTACAAAATCATGCAGTAAATGGACGAAGTACCAAAAGTTTTATTGAGCAAGGGCTTTGGAAAAAAGTAATAAGTCAGGTAAAAAAAGGGGACTGGGTTTTTATTCAGTTTGGTCATAACGACCAAAAGGTTTCGGATACTACACGTTACGCTGCTCCACAAACTACCTATCGCCAAAACCTTATTCGGTTTGTAAACGAAACCCGAGCAAAAGGCGGTAATCCTGTGCTTATAACGCCAGTAATGCGGAGGAAGTTTGACGAAAATGGGCAATTTGTTGACCAACATGGCGAATACCCTGCTGTTGTAAAAGCCGTAGCCAAAGAATTAGGCGTGCCTCTGATCGACCTACATGCTAGTAGCCAAGCTGTGATTGAGCAACATGGCCTTCAAGGCTCGAAAAAGCTATTTATGCACTATGCCCCCAATACTTACCGCAAATACCCAAAAGGTATTGCTGACGACACCCATTTCTCAAAATACGGAGCAGAAGTAATAGCCAGCGTGGTTGTCGACCATATTATTTTGGAGGGCTTAGCGTTGAAAGCATTTGTCAAAAAATCGGTACATCCCGAAAAATATGAATATGAATTACCAAAAGTTTATACGCCTGTATTTAAGAAAGATACCTTCGATATTGCCAAATACGGTGCTAAAGCCGATGGTATTACGCTCAACACCAAGGCCATCAATCAGGCGATTGATATTTGTAGCCAGTCGGGTGGAGGTACAGTATTGATTACGCAGGGGGTCTGGCTTACGGGGCCAATTATATTCAAAAGTAATGTCAATCTACACCTTGCCAAAGGGGCTTTGGTACAATTTAGTAGTAAGTTTGAAGATTATAACCTTATCAAAACTACTTACGAAGGTTTGCCTGCTGTACGTTGTCAAGCTCCACTTTATGGTATCGATTTAGAAAATGTAGCTATTACAGGTTTTGGTATACTCGATGGTGCTGGCGAAGCTTGGCGTGCCGTAAAGCGTTCAAAATTAACCAGTTCGGTATGGGAAAAACTGGTAGCTTCGGGAGGGTATTTAAGTCCCGACAAAAACACTTGGTATCCTACCGAAAAATCGTATATAGGGTCTACAATCAATCAAGCAGGAGTACTAACCGAAGGAAAAGAACCTAAAGATTTTGAAAATATCAAAGACTTTCTACGACCTAATATGTTTTCGTTTACCCGTTGCAACAACGTCTTGCTTGAAGGTGTCACCTTTCAAAACTCGCCAGCATGGTGCTTACATCCACTTCTTTGTAGTCATATAACACTTCGTAATATAAAAGCCAAAAACCCTTGGTACGCCCAAAATGGCGATGGCGTTGACCTCGAATCTTGTAGCAATGCGTTATTAGAAGACTGTACATTCGATGTCGGCGACGATGGTATTTGTATCAAATCGGGGCGTGACGAAGAAGGTCGTAAAAGAGGCGTACCTACCGAAAATGTCATTGTCAATAACTGTATTGTATATCATGCTCATGGGGGCTTTGTGATTGGAAGCGAAATGTCGGGTGGAGTCAAAAATCTATTTGTTACCAACTGTAATTTTATGGGTACCGATATTGGTTTGCGTTTTAAGTCGGCTCGTGGCCGAGGCGGAATTGTCGAAAAAATCTATATATCAGATATTGGTATGACCCATATTCCTGGCGAAGCTATCCTATTTGATATGTATTATGCCGCCAAAGACCCCGTGCCTGCTTTTGGCGAAAAGCGTGAATTACCCGTAATGGTTGCCCAACCACTGAATGCAGGAACGCCTATTTTTCGAGATTTTTATATCAGAAATATCGTGTGTAAAGGAGCTGAGAAAGGTATTTATGTACGAGGATTACCCGAAATGCCTATCAAAAATATTTGGATAGAAAACACTATTCTCGAAGCCGAAAAAGGAATGATTTGTATTGAAGCCGAAAATATCAATTTGAAAAATGTACATTTTCTTACCAAAGAAAACAATATTATCCAGATTCAAAATAGCAAACAAATTACTTTAGACACTATTCAGTATAATGAACATAATACCGACTTATTACTGAAAATTATGGGCGAGCGCACCAAGGGTATCCGCCTTATCAATACCGATACAAAAAAAGCCAAAAAAGAAGTTGAATTTGGTGAAAAAGTCCCCAATAGTGTATTCTCAAAAAAATAA